A window of the Pyramidobacter porci genome harbors these coding sequences:
- the relB gene encoding type II toxin-antitoxin system RelB family antitoxin, which yields MAFSIRLTEEERNLADSYAKLHSMSMGEAFKRALFERIEDEYDVAVANEAYDEYLKSGQKSRPIGELWKDVDL from the coding sequence ATGGCATTTTCCATCAGACTGACCGAAGAAGAGCGGAACCTTGCCGACAGCTACGCGAAACTGCATTCGATGTCCATGGGCGAGGCTTTTAAAAGGGCTTTGTTCGAGCGCATCGAGGACGAATACGACGTTGCCGTCGCCAACGAGGCTTATGATGAATACCTCAAAAGCGGCCAAAAGAGCCGCCCGATCGGCGAACTCTGGAAAGACGTCGATTTATGA